In one window of Gemmatimonadota bacterium DNA:
- a CDS encoding 2-oxoisovalerate dehydrogenase, whose protein sequence is MTEIIFEVIKSDEGGYDARALGHAIFTQGEDWNELKEMARKAVLCHFDDAEKPKEIRLLQIRDEVISV, encoded by the coding sequence ATGACTGAAATCATCTTTGAAGTGATAAAGTCCGACGAAGGCGGATATGATGCACGTGCACTCGGTCACGCTATCTTCACGCAGGGCGAGGATTGGAACGAGTTAAAGGAGATGGCAAGGAAGGCTGTGCTGTGCCATTTTGACGATGCCGAAAAACCTAAAGAGATCAGGCTGCTCCAGATCCGTGACGAAGTAATCTCCGTTTGA
- a CDS encoding type II toxin-antitoxin system HicB family antitoxin encodes MCYKIVIEQSENNYAAYVPDLPGCVATGYTEQDVITEIRQAIVLHIESLIEHGEFVPRP; translated from the coding sequence ATGTGCTACAAAATCGTCATTGAACAGTCAGAAAACAACTATGCCGCCTATGTCCCAGACCTGCCCGGATGCGTTGCCACAGGGTACACCGAGCAGGATGTAATCACCGAGATTCGCCAAGCGATTGTGCTGCATATCGAAAGCCTGATTGAACACGGCGAGTTCGTTCCTCGACCGTAA